The window AAGGACGTCGTAGGCGAGTTGCTGTACCTCACTGCGCGTATGGCAGTCGCCCCACGCGGTGTTGACCGCGATTTGACACCCCCGCTTCCACTCGCGCACCATCGCCAGCAGGCGGCCACGATCGGCCGACTCGACCGCGAGGCGGGTTACTGCTGTCCGCTTGAAATAGTCGGGACCAGTCACGCTATTTCCTCCCCGGAGCGTCCCCTTGAATACTTCGGAGACGATGCGAGCGCGACGAACTTTAAGACGTTTCCGCCGCTAGATACTCCCATGCGTAGCTTTCGAATCGGGAGTGCGTTTGGCATCCCGATCAAACTAGACCTCACGTTCCTGCTCATCCTACCCGTGTTCGCATGGCTCATCGGAACGCAGGTCGATCTTTGGGTGGAGACACTGAACCGGTTGTGGGGGCTTGGACTGACGGCAGAACCGCTTTCGTCCGGAATGATGCCATGGGTGTTAGGTGCCGCCGCCGCGGTCGGTCTATTCGTTGGCGTCGTCCTCCACGAACTCGGCCATTCGGTCGTTGCGATGCGGTTCGGGTTTCCCATCGATTCCATCACGCTGTGGATTTTCGGGGGCATCGCCCGACTTACCGACCAGCCCGAAGACTGGCTCGAAGAACTCCTCATCGCTATCGCTGGCCCGGTCGTCAGTATCGTACTCGGTGTGGCCTCGTATCTCACGTTGTTCGCCATCCCCATTCAACTGGAAGCAGTCCGGTTCGTGGTCGGCTACCTCGCGCTGATGAATCTCGTGCTCGCCGCGTTCAACCTCCTCCCGGGCTTCCCGATGGACGGTGGCAGAGTCCTTCGTGCGTTGCTTGCGCGAACTCGTCCATTCGCCGAGGCAACCCAAACCGCCGCCGAAGTGGGGAAGTTGTTCGCCATTCTGCTTGGCCTGTTCGGGCTGCTCGGAGGGAACATCATCCTCATCGGTATCGCCTTCTTCATCTACATCGGTGCAACCGGCGAAGCCCAACAAACGGTTCTCTCGGCTGCGTTCCGGGACGTTCGTGTTCGCGACGTGATGACACCTGAAGAAGACCTCAAGACCGTCTCACCGGACACCTCGATTGCCGACCTGCTGGAGATGATGTTCCGACAGCGTCACACCGGCTATCCAGTCATCGAGGACGGCGATCTCGTTGGCATGATAACGCTGGACGACGCGCGGAGCGTTCGACCGGTCGAACGCGACGCCTATCGAGTTCGGGAAGTGATGTCTACCGACGTGAAAACGATTCCCGCCGACAGCAACGCGCTGGACGCCCTCGAAACCATTCAGCAGCATGGTATCGGTCGATTGCCGGTTATCGACACCGACGGAAACGTCGCGGGTATCATCTCTCGAACGGACTTGATGACGGCGTTCGACATCATCAAAAGCAGTGGGCGCTCGGAGGAGGAAGAGTTGACGCCGAGCGAACAACCGTTTTGATTTACCGTCGCTACTCGTCCAACGACATGGACCCATCGGGACTCACGAGGAGCGGATTGACTTGTGAGATGGGATGTGGTCGGAACCCCGAAACCCTGTTTTTCACCCCGAAACTGTTATGAAGCGTGTAGGCCGGAAGGTGAACCCGCTCTTCGAGGATGGTTCGAATACTCTCTTCGTATAGCCGCTGTCGCTTCCCGCGGTTCGACGTCCGCCGAGCGTTCTCGATTTGCTTCATCACGCTCTCATCGCGGTAGTAAGTGCCGTTGGTCAGCCCCTCGTTGTTGCTGTGGAACAGGGGATAGAGGAACGTGTCGGGGTCGGGATAGCCCGCCCACGACCCGACGAACATGGCATAGTTCCCCTGGTCGCCGTTGGTGACCAGTTCGCGGAACTTGGGCCACGGATACTTCACTGTTCGTGCCTTTCGGAATCCCATCTTCTTCAGACCGTGAACGATGGTCTCGGCTACTTTCTCGCGCATCTTATCGCCCGAACTCTTCGTCCCCGGAACCGCGATCTTCGGACTCCACGATTTCAGGCCCGCTTCCCCCTTAATGAGTTTCTTCGCCTCGTGGTGGCTCTTCTTTTTTGGAATCCTTTTCCACTCTTCGAGTGGCATATCCCACGATTTTGCAACCTGTCGGGGGAGCGGTCCATACTGTCGCCGTCCCGCAGGTTCGACCAGGTGTTTTACCAATTCGTCCATCGAGAGCAAGGCGTCGATACCTTCGCGTACTTTTGGCTTTGCCGTCGGCGTCCCGCTACTGCAGTTGAATCCGACGAAATGGTAGTGATAGCTCTCGGCCGAGACGACCGTCGAATCCGGAAAGTCCTTCGTCGTCTGCCAGAGTTTCGGCTGGATTCGCTCGACGATATCGTTCTGTCCCGTTTTCAAACTCATTGTCCGCGCCAACCCGGCGTGATTGGGGACGAACTTTGCCCGTCGAATCGGCTCTCCCTGTGACCGCCAGTGGTTTTTCCACGATGTCAGGGTAGCGTACTTTCCGGGTTTGAATCGGTCGATCCGGTACGGACCAGAGCCTATCGTCATCTTTTTTCCGAACGCCGCCGGGTCCTCCTCTCGAATCGATTTCGGTACGACCGGTCGCGTCAGCGTATGCTCGAATCCCGGGTATGGGTTCTCGAGGGCGAACTCCACTTTCTTTTCACCGAGCGTCTTCATCGACCGAATCATATCGACGTGCCACTTGGTTGGTGGCGGCGTCTCCTCCTGATTCGGCTTCTCGAAACTGTATGTTACGTCTTCGGCCGTGACCGACGTTCCGTTCTGAAAGCGAGCCTCATCGCGGAGTTCGACGGTGTACTTTTTACCATCGTCGCTCCGTTTCGGTTTCCCGTTCGCTAGCACCGGAACGAGATTCATCCCGAAATCGTAGGTGTACAATCCTTCGAAGACGAGCGACTGGACTTGGCCGGACCACGGGTCGTCCACCGCGATAGGGTCGAGCGAGACCGGTGTGAGAACCTGCGCGTAACGCAACTGTTCGCCGGACCTACCAGCGACGCCAGTACATCCAGCGAGTGCCGCGGACCCGGCGACTGCGCCGATTCCTTTGAGGGCGGTGCGACGGTCGATCGTGTTCGAATTTTCGTTCATGGTTACTTGCTGACCCCCGGAATCGCGTCCTCGATTGGCTGTCGCTCGAAGTAAATCAGCTCGACACCGATGACGACCACGCCGATAAGGAGCACGAGGAAGAACGTGCTCGGACTGTTCAGGTAGAGGTTGTAGAGCAAGAGCGGGAAGAAGGCTACACAGCCGACCATTCCGATAACTGGCAGGGCGACTATCATGTCGTCTATCTCGTCTCGCTGGCGGAATGCCAGATAGCTCATCGCGCCGAAGACGGCGATGAACGCGAGCGACGCGAAGGAAGTGATGCTTCGAAGACTCCCGTACACCGCGAACGCGGCCGAAAGGACGCCCAGAACGATGACGAGTTTCGATGGAACTCCCTCGTCGTCGCTCGCACTGAACCGCTCCGGTAAAAGCCCCTTGTCGATAAGGTCACGGGAGAACTGTGCGCCGCTGAACAGCGTGGCGTTCACGGCACTGGCGGTCGAGAACAACGCGGAGATTCCGATGATGAACGCCCCAATCGAACCCATGTAGGGAAGGGCGGCGTACAGCAGCGAAACTTCGGGTGATACCGCGATGACCGACAGTTCGAGGATGCTGACGGTGGTAAACGCGACCAAAACGTACAGCAAGGTCGCTATCGGTATCGAGATGTAAATCGCCTTCCTGATGTTCTCCGTGGGGTTTTCGAACTGCGACTGATCGTACATCAGCAACTGCCAGCCTTGGAACGCGACGAACGACATCGCCGCGCCGATAATCGGGCTGAACCCCAACTCCGAAAAGCCAAGAGTGAGTGTCTGTCCGGTGTAGGCGAACCAGACGCCCCACGCTCCGAAGATGGCGATGACGCCGACCTTGAAGAAGGACAGCACGTCCTCTACCTTGCCCGTTTCGGCGGCACCGAGGAGGTTCAGGCCAACGAACAGTCCGATGAGGAGAACGGAAATCAGGTTCGGAATCGGTACCAGGAGTTCGTAGTTCACTACCGGAATCACGAGGGCCATCTGAAGCCGCCCGATGAGCTCCGAGAAGAACGACGAAAAGGCGTAGGCGTACAGCGCCATCGACCCGATGTACCCGAACAGGAGCGTCCATCCGGTCATTCCTGCCACCGTCGAATTTTCGACTATCTCTTCGATGTATGTCGGTGCTCCGCCGTTATCATCCGTCAGCTCGTTCAGTTGGACGTAGCTATAGCCGGCACACAACGCGATGAATCCGGCAATGCCGAACGCCAGCCACGCGATTTTTCCGGAGATGGCGACGACGATACCGAACGCCGAGTAGATACCCCCGCCGATCATGCCTCCGAGGGCCATCGCTATCGCTTCCTTTAACCCAAGCGTTTCTCCCATACGTATCGTGAAGGGATGAAAGTATGCAAATTTAGTGGCTGAATATCCAATCCCTTTTAAGTCGAACCACGCTTGGAAACTGAATATTCAGTTGTCCTCCGCCGCGTCGATTTCGGTGTCTCTCGGGGCGAGCGTGTTCCGAAGCACGTTCGCGTGACCGCGTCGGAGTCGCTGTGAAACCGACTGTGTCGAGATGCCGAACTCCTCCGCCAGCTCGTCCATCGTGATTCGTCGAGGTACCTCGAAGTACCCGTTTTCGAGCGCCAAAACCAGCGTATCGCGCTGTTCCGGTGTCACTTCGTATTCGCCGAACGTGGCTGGATTCGAGCGGTCGAACACTCCCTTCAGTGTATAGTCGTACTCCGCACTACAGTGGTCGTAAAACCCCGACAGCGCGCTTCGGTTGGGGAACAGCATTCGAAGGTCCCACTCGCCATCGCTCGCTCTGGCGTGCATGACGGTCGCTTCGGCGTCACGAAGCCCCGTGATGAGGTGGTCGACGTTTCGCGTCCATCGAGCACGGTAGAACCGCTCGTCTTCGACACGTTCGAGCGTCGTTATGTTTGTCACGGTTCCGTCGTCCTCGATACTCTCCTCGAAGGTGTCGAGCGCGCTTCCGGTCGCTCTGAAATACGGGGTGAGACTCGACTCTGTCCGAACGACTACGCGTTCTATTTCGACCGCTACGCCCGGACCGTCGTGCATCGTGTGTGCGAGGACGAAATGCTCCGGAGGCACGGTAAAATCGGCGATGACGCTCATGACCTCGATTCGTCCGGATGTGATTTATGTTTGGTTGCCGTTCCCTCTTCGCCGTCGTGTTTAACCTCGTTCCCGACGGAGTATCGATTATGTGCGGCCGTTTATCACTGTTCGCTCCGGAGACCGACCTGTCGGAGCGATTCGACGCAACCCCCGTCCGTCCACTTCGCCCCCGATACAACGTCGCTCCCGGACAGGAACATCCCGTGGTCCGGAACGACGCGTCCGATGAGATGCACTTTCCGACGTGGGGTCTCGTTCCCCACTGGGCCGACGAATTCGGCAGCGGTCACATCAACGCTCGGGCGGAGACACTGGCCGAGAAACCGAGTTTTCGGGATGCGTTTCGGGAGCGTCGGTGTCTCGTCCTTGCCGATGGATTCTACGACTGGAAGAAAACAGCCACCGGAAAGCAACCCTACCGGATGACCCGAGCGGATGCAAAGCCGTTTGCGATGGCTGGGCTCTGGGAACCGTGGCAGAACGGAGCGTCGAGAGCGTCGTTTACCGTCGTTACGACCGAACCGAACGACCTCGTTGGCGAGATACACGACCGAATGCCGGTGATTTTGGCCCCGGACGAAGAATCACGGTGGCTTCATGGCGACGAAGACGAACTGCGACCCCTGCTTGACCCGTTCCCTGGCGACGAGATGCGCGCGTATCCCGTGTCGAAACGAGTGAACAGTCCGAAAAACGATTCGCCGGACCTGGTCGAAGAAGTGGCTGCTGATGAAGACTCTCAGACTGGCTTGGGCGACTTCAACTGACCGTCTTTTCTTCCGGCTCGTAAACGAGAATCGTGTGCGGACTCCGGACGATGATCAAATACTCCTCGACGGTGAACCGGATCTCTACCTCGCTCCGTTTGTCCGAACTTGCCTCGACGATTTCATCGAGTCCATCGGGGTCCAGATATTCGTAGAGCGTGAGCGCCGTCTGACCGGACGACTCGGCAACTGCAGTCACCGCATCGGCGACGCAGAGACTCACCGGACGCGTTGGATCCATCGTGAATGGGGCAACCAGCGTATACTGGTGAACGCCATCGTCGCCAAGTTGCTCCGTTTCAGCAGCAAACCAGTTGGCCGTTTGGATGGACTTGGTTCTTCTACCCTTCTTCATCTAATTAAGTAATTGGCTGTTACCGTACTATTTACTGATATATGTGGGATTCTTAGTTGGATATCCACCAGAAAGCAAAAACACTGCGTCATCGTCGATTACCCTCCCCATGTCTCGAAGCCCGGTATCTTTCAGATTCGAATGTCTTCGTCTAGTTATTACGAAATCCATAATCAGCGCGTTACGATACTCATAATAATCCTCCAATGGCGTTACGACGGAAACGTATGGATCGCCAACGATTCACCGCGATAGCAGTCGTTGTTGTCGTTTTGTTCGCAGGCTGTAGCGGCTTGGGGCCATCCGAAGGCTCGAAGACGACTACGGGAACGACGACAACCGCACAAATGACTACGGATACGGTCGAAAAGACGACAACGGAAGGGACGACAATCGGGTCGTCAACCACGTTCGCTTCGGAAACCACTGCCACCTCGACGACGTCATCGGATTCGTGGTCGAAGCCTACGCCCCCGAATACACCACTCCAGAACAAAATGGCGGATGAAGATCGAGAACAGGGTCGAATCAAGAGCGTCGAACTCGTGGATAAAACCGAGGCCAGCAGTGGCGGCTATTCGGATTTCGACCTGAAAATCAACGCCGACACCCGGATGAAGAACATCGACCCTTCGGATCACGGTTCCGTGAGGGGTGAGCCTTACTTCCTCGTCTACGTCGATGGCTCGCTCGACAATGGGTCCCGATTCACTCGCACCGATGGAACGCTCATCGAGCGATCGCAGGAGGTCAGCCAGAACGAGAACGGCGAGTATACCATCGACGTTCGTCCTGGCGGGCTGAAAAAGACGGAAACCGAGGACGGTGAGGTTACGATACTGATTCTGCTGATGGACGAAGACAAAGACTGGGACGACATCTACGGCGTCAAGAAGATCACCGTCGACTACTCCGCCGAAGCGTAACGTTCCGTTTTTCGGTTTGACAGTTGTCTCGAACGGTTTTTCGGGAAACCGTTCGCGTATAACGTGTTTTTCCCCTCGCGATAGAGCGTCCGCTACCCAGCGCTTACCGATTTGTTCGCTGAAAAAGGTCCAGGTGCGAGAATCGAACCCGCGTCCCAGCCTCCACAAGGCTGGAGGATAGTCCACTACCCCAACCCGGACACGCATCTCTTCGTAGTCGGGTGAGATTAAAATACGTTTCGAAAGCGAGCGTTCGTCCGATGGTGATCGCTACCGTGTGCCCCGGTCACTCTGATTCGGTCTTCGGATTCTCCAGTCGAAACCGACGGGTTCGTTTCCCGTCGAACCACGGCCCCGATTCGGTCTCCTCGAATCCGGTGCTTTCGGCGACAGCAACGATCTCCGGTTTTGGTTCGGGGAGCAGTATCTCGACCGGCATCGATTCGCGCTCCGCGAAGCGAACCGGTTCGGCGATGAGATGTTCGCAAGCCGATCGTTCCCCGAAGAGGTGTGTGACGTGAACTGCTTTCTCGTCCGCCTCGAAGCCGACGAATCCTTCGATTTTTTCGTTGGATTCCGCCACACAGACCGTTCGGTCATGAACCACGTCGGCCATCACTTCGGTCGGAAGATCGGCGAGCGCCGCGAGGCGTCCTCCGTCCGCCTCTACCGCATCTCGGACACGCATGGGTGGTATTTCTCGCTCCCCCACATTAAAACCGGGAGTAGCTTCATTTCGTTCGAGTACCAACGATTGAGTATGAGTGACACACCCAGCGACAACGGCCAGGAGCGATGTGATTTCTGCCGTCTTCTCTGTCACGAGAACTCCGTTGTGCTGGAGTACGAGGGGGATACGTACGAGTTCTGCTCGGAAACGTGTCGAGACGAGATGAGAGAAAACGATCGAGTGTTTACCGAGTATCACGGATTTCGACAAATCGTGACGGGTGTGTCGGCGCTGGACGATCATCTTCCCGAGGGTCTTCCGCGGAACTCCTTCGTCCTGATTTCGGGTGAGGGCGGTACCCGGGACAACGCGATTCAAACTGAACTCATCTGGCGAACACTGGAGCGCGATGAACCCGCAGTTATCCTCAGCTTTACTGAACCACCCATTTCTATCGTCGAACAGTTCCTCTCGTTGGAATGGAACGTCCTCCCGTATCTCGAAGCGGGACTGTTTCATATCATCGATTGTTTCACCTATCGGGTCGGCGACCGCAACCGGATGTTCGCCCGAATGGACGATTGGAACCAGTTTCTGCATCGAATTACCAGGTCCGTCACGACCACTGTCCGTGACCCGACCGATACGAGCGAACTGCAGCACAAACTCGATAACTGCCTCGAATCGCTCTCGATGGGCGATATCGGTATCGTAGTGTTCGACTCGCTGACGGAGTTTGGAACGCTCGTTCAGCCCGTACAGGCCTACGATTTCGTGAAAGACGTTCGAGCAGACGTTTGTAAGGGTCGATTCGTTCCGGTGTTCGCAGGTGCCACTTTCGTCGGAGAGGAGGACATCTTTCCACACGACTTGAGCTACGTCGTGGATGGCTTCATCGAACTGCAGTTGAACGGCTCGATAATCGAGGACGTTCTCGTCAAACGTATTCGAATCCGGAAAATGAACAGCGTTCTTACGGTCCCGGAATGGGTCGCTTACGAATACACTGATACCAAGGGGTTGGTGACGTTCGATCCAGTGGAAGAACTCGAAAAGTCGAAGGAGATGCTCGACGACTCGTCCGAATCCGCACCGAACGATCGACAACATCCTGCTTCGGACGCACAATCGACACTCGACACGATGAAGTGACGATACCGGGTCGAATACCCTAAGAGCGTTCTCAGACTGCCCCTTCGAACACAGCGAATCCGACCACTTCCTCGGTATGTTCCATTTCGCTGTCCAAGCTCTGTTCTTCTTGAATCTTGATCTCGACGCCGGTTCCAGTGAGATTTCGATACCGCAGATTCGCCGTGTCTACTCCGTTCATCGTTTGCATGTTGGCGACGAACTGCGGTGACTCGTA of the Haladaptatus caseinilyticus genome contains:
- a CDS encoding ATPase domain-containing protein, translated to MSDTPSDNGQERCDFCRLLCHENSVVLEYEGDTYEFCSETCRDEMRENDRVFTEYHGFRQIVTGVSALDDHLPEGLPRNSFVLISGEGGTRDNAIQTELIWRTLERDEPAVILSFTEPPISIVEQFLSLEWNVLPYLEAGLFHIIDCFTYRVGDRNRMFARMDDWNQFLHRITRSVTTTVRDPTDTSELQHKLDNCLESLSMGDIGIVVFDSLTEFGTLVQPVQAYDFVKDVRADVCKGRFVPVFAGATFVGEEDIFPHDLSYVVDGFIELQLNGSIIEDVLVKRIRIRKMNSVLTVPEWVAYEYTDTKGLVTFDPVEELEKSKEMLDDSSESAPNDRQHPASDAQSTLDTMK
- a CDS encoding helix-turn-helix domain-containing protein, whose protein sequence is MSVIADFTVPPEHFVLAHTMHDGPGVAVEIERVVVRTESSLTPYFRATGSALDTFEESIEDDGTVTNITTLERVEDERFYRARWTRNVDHLITGLRDAEATVMHARASDGEWDLRMLFPNRSALSGFYDHCSAEYDYTLKGVFDRSNPATFGEYEVTPEQRDTLVLALENGYFEVPRRITMDELAEEFGISTQSVSQRLRRGHANVLRNTLAPRDTEIDAAEDN
- a CDS encoding ABC transporter substrate-binding protein — protein: MNENSNTIDRRTALKGIGAVAGSAALAGCTGVAGRSGEQLRYAQVLTPVSLDPIAVDDPWSGQVQSLVFEGLYTYDFGMNLVPVLANGKPKRSDDGKKYTVELRDEARFQNGTSVTAEDVTYSFEKPNQEETPPPTKWHVDMIRSMKTLGEKKVEFALENPYPGFEHTLTRPVVPKSIREEDPAAFGKKMTIGSGPYRIDRFKPGKYATLTSWKNHWRSQGEPIRRAKFVPNHAGLARTMSLKTGQNDIVERIQPKLWQTTKDFPDSTVVSAESYHYHFVGFNCSSGTPTAKPKVREGIDALLSMDELVKHLVEPAGRRQYGPLPRQVAKSWDMPLEEWKRIPKKKSHHEAKKLIKGEAGLKSWSPKIAVPGTKSSGDKMREKVAETIVHGLKKMGFRKARTVKYPWPKFRELVTNGDQGNYAMFVGSWAGYPDPDTFLYPLFHSNNEGLTNGTYYRDESVMKQIENARRTSNRGKRQRLYEESIRTILEERVHLPAYTLHNSFGVKNRVSGFRPHPISQVNPLLVSPDGSMSLDE
- a CDS encoding HalOD1 output domain-containing protein, which encodes MKKGRRTKSIQTANWFAAETEQLGDDGVHQYTLVAPFTMDPTRPVSLCVADAVTAVAESSGQTALTLYEYLDPDGLDEIVEASSDKRSEVEIRFTVEEYLIIVRSPHTILVYEPEEKTVS
- a CDS encoding M50 family metallopeptidase; this translates as MRSFRIGSAFGIPIKLDLTFLLILPVFAWLIGTQVDLWVETLNRLWGLGLTAEPLSSGMMPWVLGAAAAVGLFVGVVLHELGHSVVAMRFGFPIDSITLWIFGGIARLTDQPEDWLEELLIAIAGPVVSIVLGVASYLTLFAIPIQLEAVRFVVGYLALMNLVLAAFNLLPGFPMDGGRVLRALLARTRPFAEATQTAAEVGKLFAILLGLFGLLGGNIILIGIAFFIYIGATGEAQQTVLSAAFRDVRVRDVMTPEEDLKTVSPDTSIADLLEMMFRQRHTGYPVIEDGDLVGMITLDDARSVRPVERDAYRVREVMSTDVKTIPADSNALDALETIQQHGIGRLPVIDTDGNVAGIISRTDLMTAFDIIKSSGRSEEEELTPSEQPF
- a CDS encoding APC family permease, whose product is MGETLGLKEAIAMALGGMIGGGIYSAFGIVVAISGKIAWLAFGIAGFIALCAGYSYVQLNELTDDNGGAPTYIEEIVENSTVAGMTGWTLLFGYIGSMALYAYAFSSFFSELIGRLQMALVIPVVNYELLVPIPNLISVLLIGLFVGLNLLGAAETGKVEDVLSFFKVGVIAIFGAWGVWFAYTGQTLTLGFSELGFSPIIGAAMSFVAFQGWQLLMYDQSQFENPTENIRKAIYISIPIATLLYVLVAFTTVSILELSVIAVSPEVSLLYAALPYMGSIGAFIIGISALFSTASAVNATLFSGAQFSRDLIDKGLLPERFSASDDEGVPSKLVIVLGVLSAAFAVYGSLRSITSFASLAFIAVFGAMSYLAFRQRDEIDDMIVALPVIGMVGCVAFFPLLLYNLYLNSPSTFFLVLLIGVVVIGVELIYFERQPIEDAIPGVSK
- a CDS encoding SOS response-associated peptidase, with the translated sequence MCGRLSLFAPETDLSERFDATPVRPLRPRYNVAPGQEHPVVRNDASDEMHFPTWGLVPHWADEFGSGHINARAETLAEKPSFRDAFRERRCLVLADGFYDWKKTATGKQPYRMTRADAKPFAMAGLWEPWQNGASRASFTVVTTEPNDLVGEIHDRMPVILAPDEESRWLHGDEDELRPLLDPFPGDEMRAYPVSKRVNSPKNDSPDLVEEVAADEDSQTGLGDFN